A genomic region of Sulfurospirillum tamanense contains the following coding sequences:
- a CDS encoding fumarate reductase cytochrome b subunit: MGHRAMIESVIGKTSECRKSRIPAKLDWWQSTTGAILAGFIVFHMMFTSTILAGPAAFDWVVKQSEGAFLFGEAVPVVTLFVTLFIFVVFVGHAFLAMRKFPATYRQILVFWQHRKMMKHADTSLWVVQYVTGFALFFLGGAHLIVILSSYDSINAATAATRFTQGGMGLFYLILLVMMVAHASVGVYRLVIKWVSFDQSTPQARRVAVAQVKRTVLGVFMGLGLIAFLADLAYIQYGKSLAENSAHLISFESK, from the coding sequence ATGGGTCATCGGGCAATGATTGAGAGTGTTATTGGCAAAACTTCCGAATGCAGAAAAAGCAGAATTCCTGCAAAACTTGACTGGTGGCAAAGCACCACGGGAGCTATTTTGGCAGGGTTTATTGTGTTTCACATGATGTTTACATCGACCATTCTTGCGGGCCCTGCGGCGTTTGATTGGGTAGTAAAACAATCTGAGGGCGCTTTTTTGTTTGGTGAGGCAGTGCCTGTTGTGACCCTCTTTGTAACACTTTTTATTTTCGTTGTATTCGTTGGCCACGCATTTTTGGCCATGCGTAAATTTCCTGCCACGTATCGCCAGATTTTAGTCTTTTGGCAGCACCGTAAAATGATGAAACACGCCGATACTTCCTTATGGGTAGTGCAGTATGTTACGGGTTTTGCATTGTTTTTTTTGGGCGGCGCGCATTTGATTGTGATTTTATCTAGTTATGATTCTATTAATGCAGCAACTGCGGCAACGCGTTTTACACAAGGGGGCATGGGACTTTTTTATCTGATTTTACTCGTAATGATGGTTGCCCATGCTAGTGTTGGCGTATACCGTTTGGTGATTAAGTGGGTTTCTTTCGATCAGTCAACACCGCAAGCGCGCAGGGTTGCGGTTGCGCAAGTAAAACGCACTGTACTTGGGGTTTTTATGGGGCTTGGGCTAATAGCATTTTTGGCAGATTTAGCGTACATACAGTACGGCAAATCTTTGGCAGAAAATAGCGCTCACCTTATCTCTTTTGAGTCAAAATAA
- a CDS encoding TIGR01777 family oxidoreductase, whose translation MRIAMSGANGFVGSYLSKRFVESGHEIVAITRLALSDESALLATLKGCDGVINLAGANISERWTPSHKEAMVKSRINTTRAIVSALKAMQTPPKVLISTSAVGIYEAGKEHDETSNEFDQGFLGDLAKRWENEALRAKEAGVRVALFRFGVVFGRGGGALAKMMPIFKLGLGGVIGSGEQGFSWIHIEDLFRAYVWVLEDANKEGIYNLTAPHPVTNKEMTKALGAALNRPAFLPVPTFALKLKFGEGAVILLEGQKVYPKHLLDEGFSFFYPQIDQAFDAVIS comes from the coding sequence ATGCGTATTGCTATGAGTGGGGCCAACGGATTTGTTGGCAGTTATCTTTCCAAGCGTTTTGTTGAGAGTGGCCACGAGATTGTGGCGATTACCCGCCTTGCTTTGAGTGATGAAAGCGCGTTGTTGGCAACACTAAAAGGGTGTGATGGAGTAATTAATCTTGCGGGTGCAAACATCTCTGAGCGTTGGACACCATCCCATAAAGAGGCGATGGTTAAAAGCCGTATTAACACCACACGCGCCATTGTGAGTGCGCTTAAGGCCATGCAAACTCCACCAAAGGTACTCATTTCTACCTCAGCCGTTGGAATTTACGAAGCAGGCAAAGAGCACGATGAGACATCTAATGAATTTGACCAAGGCTTTTTAGGGGATTTGGCAAAGCGCTGGGAAAATGAAGCCTTAAGAGCCAAAGAAGCGGGTGTGCGTGTGGCGCTTTTTCGTTTTGGGGTTGTGTTTGGGCGAGGTGGTGGAGCATTGGCAAAAATGATGCCTATTTTTAAACTTGGTCTTGGAGGGGTGATTGGTTCGGGCGAGCAGGGTTTTTCGTGGATTCATATTGAAGATTTGTTTCGGGCATATGTGTGGGTGTTGGAGGATGCAAATAAAGAGGGAATTTACAATCTCACTGCGCCTCATCCAGTAACCAATAAAGAGATGACAAAAGCCCTCGGTGCGGCATTAAACCGCCCTGCGTTTTTGCCAGTGCCAACCTTTGCACTAAAGCTTAAATTTGGGGAGGGGGCCGTGATTTTGCTAGAGGGTCAAAAAGTCTACCCGAAACATCTGCTTGATGAGGGTTTTTCGTTTTTTTACCCGCAGATTGACCAAGCCTTTGACGCGGTGATTTCGTAG
- the metE gene encoding 5-methyltetrahydropteroyltriglutamate--homocysteine S-methyltransferase — protein sequence MPKNTIIGFPRIGEKRELKHALEAYWSGQTAFATVQQTALTLKRRHWGYQQQAGIALISCNDFSLYDTMLDTAVMLGAIPLRFADISDSTVQYFTMARGDEKRVAMEMTKWFNTNYHYIVPELSAQTRFKLNATKVLSELEEARAFGIIPKVNLIGPLTFLSLAKATDNSDVFAHLDRVVELYEQLLTQLAQHAPALYVQFDEPILSLGTDPLTQARLGGVYKTLSCASPALKLIVTTYFDHAKESVVSLAKSGVWGIGLDFVHGKENLDALGELGDLHLIAGVVDGRNVWKNDIRTTLELLERIASQVPKERICISTSCSLLHVPYTLAHESKLDKTLSTWLSFALEKLEEVTLLSQCFHGAPLSPAKTQALEANRAAAASRKTSDKIHNKQVQTRLQTTTKWKRDLPYTKRIVVQKAALNYPDLATTTIGSFPQTPALRHVRREYKNGTISSAVYETHIKAYIDECLAFQESIDLDVLVHGEPERNDMVEYFGEQLEGFAFTQNGWVQSYGSRCVKPPLLYGDISRPSPMTVAWITYAQSKTQKIVKGMLTGPVTILNWSFVRNDKPKKEIAQQIALAICDEINDLQEAGIGIVQVDEAAFKEGYPLRQEKHAQYEEWALESFRLSTSSAHPRTQIHTHMCYSEFRDIIHTIKAMDADVISIETARSGNKLLQIFKEIGYEQEIGPGIYDIHSPRVPSVEEMVTQIHALLEVFPKEQLWINPDCGLKTRKWEEVKPSLANMVTAVNAVRG from the coding sequence ATGCCAAAAAACACCATCATCGGCTTTCCCCGCATTGGGGAAAAACGTGAACTCAAACACGCTTTAGAAGCCTACTGGAGCGGGCAAACCGCCTTTGCAACCGTACAGCAAACCGCCCTCACCCTCAAGCGTCGCCACTGGGGCTACCAACAACAAGCGGGCATCGCCCTCATTAGCTGCAACGACTTTAGTTTGTACGACACCATGCTTGACACCGCAGTCATGTTAGGTGCCATCCCACTGCGCTTTGCAGACATTAGCGATAGCACCGTGCAGTATTTCACTATGGCCAGAGGCGACGAAAAACGCGTGGCGATGGAGATGACCAAATGGTTCAACACTAACTACCACTACATCGTGCCCGAACTCTCCGCGCAAACCCGCTTCAAGCTCAACGCCACCAAGGTACTTAGTGAACTTGAAGAAGCCAGAGCCTTTGGCATCATCCCCAAAGTCAACCTCATCGGCCCGCTCACCTTTTTAAGTCTTGCTAAAGCCACCGACAACAGCGATGTGTTCGCACACCTTGACCGCGTAGTAGAGCTGTACGAACAGCTTCTTACGCAACTGGCGCAACACGCGCCCGCCCTTTATGTGCAGTTTGATGAACCCATCCTCTCCCTTGGCACTGACCCGCTCACGCAAGCACGCTTGGGCGGGGTGTATAAAACGCTTTCTTGCGCTTCTCCTGCGTTGAAGCTCATCGTCACCACCTACTTTGACCATGCTAAAGAATCGGTTGTTTCACTCGCCAAAAGTGGCGTATGGGGCATTGGGTTAGATTTTGTACACGGAAAAGAAAACCTTGACGCCCTTGGAGAATTAGGAGACCTCCACCTCATCGCAGGTGTAGTAGACGGGCGCAATGTCTGGAAGAATGACATTCGTACCACCCTCGAACTGCTTGAACGCATCGCATCGCAAGTACCAAAAGAGCGCATTTGCATCTCAACTTCGTGCTCGTTGTTGCACGTACCCTACACGCTAGCCCACGAAAGCAAGCTGGACAAAACCCTCTCCACATGGCTCAGTTTTGCCCTTGAAAAACTCGAAGAAGTTACCCTGCTCTCCCAGTGTTTTCATGGCGCGCCCCTAAGTCCTGCCAAAACCCAGGCCTTAGAAGCCAACCGTGCCGCCGCTGCGTCGCGCAAAACTTCTGACAAAATCCACAACAAGCAGGTCCAAACACGCCTACAAACCACTACCAAATGGAAAAGAGACCTGCCTTATACCAAGCGCATCGTGGTTCAAAAAGCGGCTCTAAACTACCCCGATTTAGCCACTACGACCATCGGTTCTTTCCCCCAAACACCCGCACTGCGTCACGTGCGAAGAGAGTACAAAAACGGCACCATCTCATCTGCGGTTTACGAAACGCACATTAAAGCCTACATTGACGAGTGCCTCGCGTTTCAAGAGTCCATCGACCTAGACGTGCTCGTACATGGCGAACCTGAGCGCAACGACATGGTAGAGTACTTTGGCGAACAGCTTGAAGGCTTTGCGTTTACCCAAAACGGCTGGGTGCAAAGTTATGGCAGTAGATGCGTCAAGCCCCCTTTGCTGTACGGCGACATCAGCCGTCCCTCACCCATGACAGTCGCGTGGATTACCTACGCACAGTCAAAAACCCAAAAAATCGTCAAAGGGATGCTCACAGGCCCCGTGACCATTCTCAACTGGTCATTTGTCCGCAATGACAAGCCTAAAAAAGAGATTGCTCAGCAAATCGCCCTTGCTATTTGTGATGAAATCAACGACTTACAAGAAGCGGGCATCGGCATTGTTCAAGTGGACGAGGCGGCTTTTAAAGAAGGGTATCCTTTGCGTCAAGAAAAACACGCGCAGTACGAAGAATGGGCGCTTGAGAGTTTTAGGCTTTCCACCAGTAGTGCACACCCTCGCACGCAAATCCACACCCACATGTGTTACAGCGAGTTTCGCGACATCATCCACACCATCAAAGCCATGGACGCGGATGTGATTTCCATCGAGACGGCGCGTTCTGGCAACAAATTGTTGCAAATCTTTAAAGAAATCGGCTACGAACAAGAGATTGGACCAGGCATTTACGACATCCACTCTCCACGGGTTCCAAGTGTGGAAGAGATGGTGACACAGATTCACGCACTTTTGGAAGTTTTTCCCAAAGAACAGCTGTGGATTAACCCCGATTGTGGCCTTAAAACCCGCAAATGGGAAGAAGTCAAACCCTCTCTAGCAAACATGGTCACAGCAGTCAACGCCGTACGCGGCTAA
- a CDS encoding valine--tRNA ligase, translating to MSEPSTTYEPHAIEERYYKLWEERGYFEIEGNKAIQKEGKRFSIMLPPPNVTGSLHIGHAFNHTLIDIMTRFKRMDGYKTLWQPGTDHAGIATQNVVEKQLLAQGITKEELGREKFLEKVWEWKAKSGGTIVGQMRKMGVSPAWSRERFTMDEGLKRAVRKAFLALYSEGMIVRGNYMVNWCTHDGALSDIEVEYEQHKGKLYHLRYFLENSQEYIVVATTRPETFFGDTAVMVHPEDERYTHLIGQYVTLPLINRRVKIIADDYVDSSFGTGCVKVTPAHDVNDYEVGKRHDLEFITIFNEAGFLNDQCGAFEGQERLEAREGIVAALEAQGFVEKIEDYENQVGHCYRCKNVVEPYISKQWFVKKEIAEGATQKVNAGLAQFYPAHWINSFNAWMKELRDWCISRQLWWGHQIPVFYCRTCNHEWATEEETQTACPACQSTDIYQDPDVLDTWFSSGLWPFSTLGWGNEECGKGETWFEEDMAEFYPNSLMVTGFDILFFWVARMMFQGEHALKELPFKDIYLHALVKDEHGQKMSKSKGNVIDPIDTIQSHSADALRFTLAVLAIQGRDIKLSPDKLDQMRNFTNKLFNASKYLLLNANRFEDLDAITIKTELGRYMQSRLHGATKEVREHLETYRFNDAATVLYRFLWNEFCDWGIELSKAQREAVPELGAIFKEAMKLLHPFMPFITEHLYQTLGNTTLEENTSIMVLPYPTNETKDDAMEGLFERIIEAIVSIRRAKATIELGNQRIDLAYVKLNTPQDLSAAVPFIKLLAKCGAVEFVSEKIPDAVRDVSDNLEVLIPLSGIDLSPIIARLEGQAGKLQKEVDKLSGMLSNERFVANAPEAVVVQNKAALAEATDKLAKVTEELGNLRD from the coding sequence GTGAGTGAACCAAGCACCACCTACGAACCACACGCTATTGAAGAACGCTATTACAAGCTTTGGGAAGAGAGAGGCTATTTTGAAATAGAGGGCAACAAAGCCATCCAAAAAGAGGGCAAACGGTTTTCCATCATGCTTCCCCCACCCAACGTCACGGGCAGTTTGCACATCGGGCACGCCTTTAACCACACCCTCATCGACATCATGACGCGCTTTAAACGCATGGACGGCTACAAAACCTTGTGGCAACCAGGTACCGACCACGCGGGAATCGCTACCCAAAACGTCGTGGAAAAACAACTCCTCGCCCAAGGCATCACCAAAGAAGAGCTAGGCCGTGAGAAATTTTTGGAAAAAGTCTGGGAATGGAAAGCCAAAAGCGGCGGCACCATCGTCGGTCAAATGCGCAAAATGGGCGTTTCCCCCGCGTGGAGTCGCGAACGCTTTACCATGGATGAAGGCCTCAAACGCGCCGTACGCAAAGCCTTTTTGGCGCTTTATAGCGAAGGGATGATTGTCCGTGGCAATTACATGGTCAACTGGTGTACCCACGATGGCGCGCTAAGTGACATCGAAGTCGAATACGAACAACACAAAGGCAAGCTGTACCACCTGCGCTATTTCCTAGAAAATTCCCAAGAGTACATCGTCGTAGCCACCACGCGCCCTGAAACGTTTTTTGGAGACACGGCGGTCATGGTGCACCCCGAAGATGAACGCTACACCCACCTCATCGGCCAGTACGTCACCCTACCCCTCATCAACCGACGGGTCAAAATCATCGCCGATGATTACGTAGACAGTAGCTTTGGAACAGGCTGTGTGAAAGTCACGCCTGCCCACGACGTGAACGACTACGAAGTAGGCAAACGGCATGATTTGGAGTTCATCACCATCTTTAACGAAGCGGGTTTTTTAAACGACCAGTGTGGTGCGTTTGAAGGGCAAGAACGCCTCGAAGCGCGCGAAGGCATCGTAGCCGCCCTTGAAGCGCAAGGGTTTGTGGAAAAAATCGAAGACTACGAAAACCAAGTGGGACACTGCTACCGCTGCAAAAACGTGGTCGAACCCTACATCTCCAAACAATGGTTTGTGAAAAAAGAGATAGCCGAGGGAGCCACCCAAAAGGTCAACGCGGGACTCGCGCAGTTTTACCCAGCGCATTGGATCAACTCCTTTAACGCGTGGATGAAAGAGTTGCGCGACTGGTGTATCTCCCGTCAACTGTGGTGGGGGCATCAGATTCCTGTGTTTTACTGCCGTACATGTAACCACGAATGGGCAACCGAAGAAGAGACCCAAACCGCGTGCCCCGCATGCCAAAGCACCGACATCTACCAAGACCCCGACGTGCTTGATACGTGGTTTAGCTCTGGCCTTTGGCCGTTTTCGACGCTTGGCTGGGGAAATGAGGAGTGTGGCAAAGGCGAAACGTGGTTTGAAGAAGACATGGCGGAGTTTTACCCCAACTCACTCATGGTCACAGGTTTTGACATCCTCTTTTTCTGGGTCGCACGCATGATGTTCCAAGGAGAACACGCCCTCAAAGAACTGCCTTTCAAAGACATCTACCTGCACGCCTTGGTCAAAGACGAACACGGCCAAAAGATGAGCAAATCCAAGGGCAATGTCATCGACCCCATCGACACCATCCAAAGCCACAGTGCCGACGCGCTTCGTTTCACCCTCGCTGTCCTTGCCATCCAAGGGCGCGACATCAAACTAAGCCCCGACAAACTCGACCAAATGCGCAACTTCACCAACAAGCTTTTTAACGCCTCTAAATACCTCTTGCTAAACGCCAACCGCTTTGAGGATTTGGACGCCATCACCATCAAAACCGAACTGGGGCGCTACATGCAAAGCCGCTTGCACGGGGCCACTAAAGAGGTGCGCGAACACCTTGAAACTTACCGCTTTAACGACGCGGCCACGGTGTTGTACCGCTTTTTGTGGAACGAGTTTTGCGACTGGGGCATTGAACTTAGCAAAGCCCAAAGAGAAGCCGTGCCAGAACTAGGCGCCATCTTTAAAGAAGCCATGAAACTCTTGCATCCGTTCATGCCTTTCATCACCGAACACCTTTACCAAACCCTAGGCAACACCACCCTAGAAGAAAACACCTCCATCATGGTTCTGCCCTACCCTACCAACGAAACCAAAGACGACGCCATGGAAGGGCTTTTTGAGCGCATCATCGAAGCGATTGTGAGCATCAGACGCGCCAAAGCGACCATAGAACTGGGCAATCAACGCATTGATTTGGCGTACGTAAAACTCAACACGCCTCAGGATTTGAGCGCGGCGGTGCCGTTTATTAAACTCTTAGCCAAATGTGGCGCGGTGGAGTTTGTGAGTGAGAAAATCCCCGACGCCGTGCGCGACGTGAGCGACAACCTTGAAGTGCTCATCCCCCTCTCAGGCATCGACCTTAGCCCCATCATCGCGCGTCTTGAGGGGCAAGCGGGAAAACTCCAAAAAGAAGTAGACAAGCTAAGCGGTATGCTCTCCAACGAACGTTTTGTGGCCAACGCTCCTGAAGCGGTTGTGGTGCAAAACAAAGCCGCCCTCGCCGAAGCCACCGACAAATTGGCTAAAGTGACCGAAGAGTTGGGAAATTTGCGTGACTAA
- a CDS encoding EAL domain-containing protein: MLNKLLKNRQWGLKRILLFSMLPVFLLTAATGVLFNYFAAKESAQNLLRDYVEHRSMELKFIANLPTLKIFIMNLRLGLEEEAAFFRVELEDSLEQFFNAPDTPAIHHFTVVSQSGQELLRVVNGKVTPTFQESVNLNFLHTPSKPYDASDFKLSSHTDSLKLLDPINNELIGGLIYEYHIPIKQILAKPRQVLWFNLLFSFVGIAMLFFLFYLIIDFNIQPLKRLSVAVRRIIDGNLDQKIDAVGFGETLALSESFEQMRGRLKASFVEISNKNDTLATLLEEQRRISIQMGEKNQELEASKAQLAQSEEKLATTLHSIGDGVIATDEKGLVSSMNPMAEKLCGWTLKEAQGRPLDEVFIIINARTRKPCLNPVGKVLDSGEVVGLANHTVLLAKDGNEYQIADSAAPIRNRKGEITGVVLVISDVTEKYAQEEKLRQAQEELTKNLESQLYTDELTRLGSRASLLKEIKASTHPAVILIDINSFRTINELYGVEVGSEVLVLFSLHLKEFATLKKYQAYRISGDEFVLFRDTAKVNVSLCNSFLIELFRFIKKTPISPSLLNEDLYLDISAGVSFEPINPLETANIALNNAKQHYSPYAIFSKEMDSHEEITYGALWKKKIILGLQRSAFVPFFQPIVDKQQRVVKYEALMRFRESEEENTAYIPPHEFLDIAIKTRHYNKVSQITLLKSLSTCVNANITVSLNLSYQDILNRDLHKILRKTIEKNAIGGRVVFEIVESQNIKDYDILKAFVREFKALGVRFAIDDFGTGFSNFTHIFELSPDFIKIDGSLIKHIDSDKKSLELVKAIVFFSKEMGIKTIAEFVHSEEIFKTGLKLGIDFFQGYYFGKPCPWEN; encoded by the coding sequence TTGCTAAATAAGCTTTTAAAAAATCGACAGTGGGGGCTAAAGCGTATTCTTTTATTTTCCATGCTACCTGTTTTTCTCCTAACAGCCGCCACGGGTGTACTGTTTAATTATTTTGCTGCCAAAGAAAGTGCCCAGAATCTTCTTAGAGACTATGTGGAACACCGCAGCATGGAGCTAAAGTTTATCGCCAATTTACCCACACTTAAAATATTTATTATGAATTTGCGTTTAGGACTGGAGGAAGAGGCGGCCTTTTTTCGAGTGGAGCTGGAAGACTCTTTGGAGCAGTTTTTCAACGCGCCTGACACTCCTGCTATCCATCACTTTACAGTTGTCTCCCAAAGTGGCCAAGAACTCTTGCGCGTCGTCAATGGAAAAGTTACGCCAACATTTCAAGAGAGTGTTAACCTCAACTTTCTACACACCCCATCCAAGCCCTATGATGCAAGCGACTTTAAATTATCTTCCCATACAGACAGTCTTAAGTTGCTTGACCCCATCAACAACGAACTCATAGGCGGGCTTATTTACGAATACCACATACCAATCAAACAAATTCTAGCCAAACCACGTCAAGTGCTGTGGTTTAACTTGCTTTTTAGTTTTGTGGGGATCGCAATGCTGTTTTTTCTTTTTTACCTCATTATTGATTTTAACATTCAACCTCTAAAGCGTTTGAGTGTCGCTGTGCGCAGGATTATTGATGGCAATCTCGACCAAAAAATAGACGCCGTTGGTTTTGGCGAAACACTAGCCCTTTCAGAATCTTTTGAACAAATGCGTGGTCGTCTAAAAGCCTCTTTTGTAGAAATTTCAAATAAAAACGACACGCTTGCAACCCTTCTAGAAGAACAACGTCGCATTAGCATTCAAATGGGTGAAAAAAATCAAGAACTAGAAGCCTCAAAGGCACAACTAGCCCAAAGTGAAGAAAAACTAGCTACCACGCTACACTCCATAGGCGATGGTGTGATTGCTACTGATGAAAAGGGTTTGGTCTCTAGCATGAACCCTATGGCAGAAAAGCTTTGTGGTTGGACACTTAAAGAAGCTCAAGGAAGGCCACTTGATGAGGTTTTTATTATCATCAATGCACGCACACGAAAACCCTGCCTTAACCCCGTTGGAAAAGTTCTTGACTCGGGCGAGGTTGTAGGCCTTGCCAACCACACTGTGCTTTTAGCAAAAGATGGTAACGAATACCAAATAGCTGACAGTGCCGCCCCCATTCGCAACCGAAAAGGCGAAATCACTGGCGTGGTGCTTGTCATAAGCGACGTAACCGAAAAATACGCCCAAGAAGAGAAGTTGCGTCAAGCTCAAGAGGAGCTCACTAAAAACCTCGAAAGCCAACTCTACACTGACGAACTTACCAGACTAGGGAGCCGTGCCTCTTTACTTAAAGAGATTAAAGCATCCACACACCCTGCCGTTATTCTCATTGACATCAACTCCTTCAGAACAATCAATGAGCTCTATGGCGTGGAAGTAGGCAGTGAAGTGCTTGTATTGTTTTCTTTGCACTTAAAAGAGTTTGCAACACTAAAAAAATACCAAGCCTATCGCATCTCTGGCGATGAATTTGTTCTTTTTAGGGATACCGCCAAGGTAAATGTCTCTTTGTGTAACAGTTTTTTGATAGAACTTTTTAGGTTTATCAAAAAAACACCCATCTCTCCTTCCTTGCTCAACGAAGACCTGTATTTGGACATTAGTGCAGGTGTTTCTTTTGAACCCATTAACCCCCTAGAAACGGCAAACATCGCACTAAATAATGCTAAACAGCACTACTCTCCTTATGCTATTTTTAGCAAGGAAATGGATTCTCATGAGGAAATTACCTACGGAGCCTTGTGGAAGAAAAAAATTATACTAGGACTCCAGCGCAGTGCATTTGTACCTTTTTTTCAACCCATTGTCGACAAACAACAGCGCGTTGTCAAATACGAAGCATTAATGCGGTTTCGTGAATCCGAGGAGGAAAATACCGCCTACATTCCTCCTCATGAATTCTTAGACATTGCCATCAAGACACGTCATTACAATAAAGTCTCTCAAATCACCTTACTTAAAAGCTTAAGCACTTGCGTCAACGCAAACATAACGGTCTCTTTAAACCTTAGTTATCAAGATATTCTCAACCGAGACCTTCACAAAATTCTGAGAAAAACCATTGAAAAAAATGCCATCGGAGGGCGCGTTGTCTTTGAAATTGTCGAATCACAAAACATCAAAGATTACGACATCTTAAAGGCATTTGTCCGTGAGTTCAAGGCCTTGGGTGTGCGCTTTGCTATTGATGATTTTGGTACTGGTTTTTCAAACTTTACCCACATCTTTGAGCTCTCGCCCGATTTTATCAAGATAGATGGCTCCCTTATCAAACACATTGACAGCGACAAAAAATCCCTTGAACTGGTCAAAGCGATTGTCTTTTTCTCCAAAGAAATGGGGATTAAAACCATCGCTGAATTTGTCCATTCGGAGGAAATTTTTAAAACAGGCTTGAAGCTTGGTATTGATTTTTTTCAAGGGTATTATTTTGGAAAGCCTTGCCCGTGGGAGAATTAG
- a CDS encoding methionine-R-sulfoxide reductase yields the protein MHTLTPEERYILEEKGTEAPFSGEYYAFDETGVFHCKKCDAPLFPSTAKFDSGTGWPSFDAAFLGAVKEITDKDGRRTEIICAACGGHLGHVFHGEGFTPKNTRHCVNSLSLAFKAGD from the coding sequence ATGCACACACTTACCCCAGAAGAACGGTATATTTTAGAAGAAAAAGGCACTGAGGCACCCTTTAGCGGGGAATATTATGCGTTTGATGAAACAGGGGTTTTTCACTGCAAAAAATGCGACGCGCCCTTGTTTCCAAGCACTGCAAAGTTTGATTCTGGCACAGGCTGGCCCAGCTTTGATGCGGCATTTTTAGGTGCGGTAAAAGAAATAACCGACAAAGACGGAAGGCGCACAGAGATTATCTGCGCCGCGTGTGGAGGGCACCTTGGACACGTGTTTCATGGAGAAGGATTTACCCCCAAAAACACCCGCCATTGCGTCAATTCACTTTCCTTGGCATTTAAAGCGGGGGATTAA
- the dtd gene encoding D-aminoacyl-tRNA deacylase, whose amino-acid sequence MIALLQRVRHSAVRVEGEIVGEIGVGLNVLLGIFKDDDEKDIALLVPKILQMRIFEDNEGKMNRSLLDMSGELLVISQFTLTANIKKGRRPSFDGAMPPERAKALYEEFILTCKAHTHVQSGVFGATMDVEIHNDGPVSIIVDSKAL is encoded by the coding sequence GTGATTGCACTGCTCCAACGGGTGCGCCACTCGGCGGTGCGTGTGGAAGGCGAAATCGTCGGTGAAATTGGCGTGGGACTAAACGTGCTTTTGGGGATTTTCAAAGACGATGATGAAAAAGACATCGCCCTTTTGGTGCCAAAAATCCTGCAGATGCGGATTTTTGAAGACAATGAAGGCAAGATGAACCGTTCGCTTTTAGACATGAGTGGCGAACTGCTTGTCATCTCTCAGTTTACCCTCACAGCCAACATCAAAAAAGGACGTCGCCCTAGTTTCGACGGGGCCATGCCGCCAGAACGCGCCAAGGCACTCTATGAGGAATTTATCCTTACATGCAAAGCCCACACGCACGTCCAAAGCGGCGTTTTTGGCGCAACCATGGACGTAGAAATCCACAACGACGGCCCCGTGAGCATCATTGTGGATTCTAAGGCGCTTTAG
- a CDS encoding DedA family protein, with the protein MLHDAVTFLVETIGAWGYVGIFCLMFLESSFFPFPSEVVMIPAGYLAFKGEMSLAGALLAGTGGSLAGALFNYYLSVKLGRKLLLKYGRYVGFDETKMTKLEVFFNKHGEISTFNGRLIPGVRQYISLPAGLARMNLFRFCLYTSLGASIWMIVLITLGYFLGSNETLVKEYLKLIIYITLGFVAVLSVVYYLYQKKRAA; encoded by the coding sequence GTGCTGCATGATGCCGTAACATTTCTGGTGGAAACCATCGGTGCGTGGGGGTACGTGGGGATTTTTTGCCTCATGTTTTTGGAGAGTTCCTTTTTCCCTTTTCCTAGCGAAGTAGTGATGATACCCGCGGGTTATTTGGCCTTCAAAGGTGAAATGAGCCTCGCGGGTGCACTCTTGGCGGGCACAGGCGGCTCACTAGCGGGCGCGCTGTTTAACTACTACCTTAGCGTCAAGCTTGGGCGCAAACTCTTGCTCAAATACGGCCGCTACGTAGGGTTTGATGAAACCAAGATGACCAAGCTAGAAGTCTTCTTTAACAAACACGGCGAAATCTCCACCTTTAATGGACGGCTCATTCCTGGTGTGCGCCAGTACATCTCTTTGCCCGCAGGCCTAGCGCGCATGAATCTCTTTCGCTTTTGCCTTTACACCTCTTTGGGGGCAAGCATTTGGATGATCGTGCTTATCACGCTTGGGTATTTTCTAGGGAGTAACGAGACGCTAGTAAAAGAGTACCTCAAGCTCATCATCTACATCACCCTTGGGTTTGTAGCGGTGCTCAGCGTGGTTTATTATCTTTACCAAAAAAAGCGCGCGGCGTGA